One genomic region from Pseudomonas hormoni encodes:
- a CDS encoding YbjQ family protein, translating to MITTTTHAIEGRQITAYLDIVSAESVQGVNVIRDMFAGMRDFFGGRSQTLERALKEARIQATDEIKERARALQADAVVGLDYEISMPAGKGGMVVVFVTGTAVKLR from the coding sequence ATGATCACCACCACAACCCACGCCATCGAAGGCCGCCAAATCACCGCCTACCTGGACATCGTCAGCGCCGAGTCAGTGCAGGGCGTTAACGTTATTCGGGACATGTTCGCCGGGATGCGGGACTTTTTCGGTGGGCGCTCTCAGACATTGGAGCGTGCGTTGAAGGAAGCGCGGATTCAGGCGACCGATGAGATCAAGGAGCGGGCGCGAGCGCTTCAGGCTGACGCTGTGGTGGGGCTTGATTATGAGATCAGCATGCCGGCCGGGAAGGGCGGGATGGTAGTGGTTTTCGTCACCGGGACGGCCGTTAAACTGAGGTGA
- a CDS encoding HAD-IA family hydrolase, protein MNAPLKEFGPIKAVIFDMDGLLLDTEGIYTEVTSIIAGRYGRTFDWSVKQNIIGRGAGDLARYVVEALELPITAEEFLVIREPLMRERFPTALAMPGAEELVRHLKANNIPIAVGTSSSRQSFGQKTTLHRDWFALFDFIVTADDPEVGAAKPAPDIFLTAARRLGVAPEDCLVFEDSPFGVTAAKAAGMTAIAIPDAAMADEKYAHADGILRTLKAFTPGACGLPALEWA, encoded by the coding sequence ATGAATGCACCGCTGAAAGAGTTCGGCCCGATCAAAGCCGTGATTTTCGATATGGACGGCTTGCTGCTGGACACCGAGGGCATTTACACCGAGGTCACGTCCATCATTGCCGGGCGCTACGGCCGGACCTTCGACTGGAGCGTCAAACAGAACATTATCGGCCGCGGCGCGGGCGATCTGGCGCGTTATGTGGTCGAGGCGCTGGAACTGCCGATCACCGCCGAGGAATTTCTGGTGATCCGCGAGCCGCTGATGCGCGAGCGTTTTCCTACCGCGTTGGCGATGCCCGGTGCAGAGGAACTGGTTCGGCACTTGAAGGCCAACAACATCCCGATTGCGGTGGGCACCAGTTCTTCGCGTCAGTCGTTCGGCCAGAAAACCACGTTGCACCGCGACTGGTTTGCGCTGTTCGACTTCATCGTGACGGCCGATGACCCGGAGGTCGGCGCAGCCAAACCGGCGCCGGATATTTTCCTCACGGCAGCACGACGCCTGGGCGTGGCGCCCGAGGATTGCCTGGTGTTCGAAGATTCGCCGTTCGGTGTCACGGCGGCGAAAGCGGCGGGGATGACGGCGATTGCGATTCCCGATGCGGCGATGGCTGACGAAAAATACGCACACGCTGATGGCATTCTTCGTACGTTGAAAGCGTTCACGCCAGGTGCTTGCGGTTTGCCCGCGCTCGAGTGGGCGTAA
- a CDS encoding 3-oxoacyl-ACP reductase family protein has translation MTTQNLSGKVALIQGGSRGIGAAIVKRLAAEGATVAFTYVSSTAKAEELQNSITGLGGKALAIKADSADAEAIRNAVSATVKAFGRLDILVNNAGVLAVAPLEDFKLEDFDQTLAINVRSVFIATQAAAKHMTEGGRIINIGSTNADRMPFAGGGPYAMSKAALVGLTKGLSRDLGPRGITINNVQPGPVDTDMNPASGDFAESLIPLMAVGRYGKAEEIASFVAYLVGPEAGYITGASLTIDGGFGA, from the coding sequence ATGACTACTCAGAACCTCAGCGGCAAAGTGGCTTTGATTCAAGGCGGGTCTCGCGGCATCGGCGCAGCCATCGTCAAACGCCTGGCCGCTGAAGGCGCGACCGTTGCCTTCACTTACGTCAGCTCCACGGCCAAGGCCGAAGAACTGCAAAACAGCATCACCGGTCTCGGCGGCAAAGCGTTGGCCATCAAGGCTGACAGTGCCGACGCCGAGGCCATTCGCAACGCCGTGAGCGCCACCGTCAAGGCCTTCGGTCGCCTGGACATCCTGGTCAACAACGCTGGCGTGCTGGCCGTTGCCCCGCTGGAAGATTTCAAACTCGAAGACTTCGACCAGACACTGGCGATCAACGTACGCAGCGTGTTCATCGCCACCCAGGCTGCCGCGAAACACATGACCGAAGGCGGTCGCATCATCAACATCGGCAGCACCAACGCCGACCGCATGCCCTTCGCCGGTGGCGGCCCGTACGCGATGAGCAAAGCGGCGCTGGTCGGTCTGACCAAGGGTCTGTCCCGGGACCTCGGCCCGCGCGGGATCACCATCAACAACGTGCAACCGGGACCGGTCGATACGGATATGAACCCGGCCAGCGGCGACTTCGCCGAAAGCCTGATCCCGCTGATGGCGGTGGGTCGTTACGGTAAAGCGGAAGAGATCGCCAGTTTCGTTGCCTACCTTGTGGGGCCGGAAGCGGGCTATATCACTGGGGCGAGCCTGACCATCGATGGTGGTTTTGGCGCCTGA
- a CDS encoding serine hydrolase domain-containing protein — translation MFAACSLAVASTPATFPDANASDPATLGWMVGSPPPADRTVRFEDVSYFQFPAMRWSVSNFRQLMPTINVSRGLAAPVPLASALRKDIDTLTFTPLGAKTSMTWDQSLAATYTDGIVVMHRGKVVYERYFGVLKPEGQHAAMSVTKSVVGTLGAMLVAEGQIDANRSVADYVPELAASAFGSATVRQVLDMTTALRYSEDYADPNAEVWAHAKAGSPLPKPKDYTGPRSYYEFLQTVQLQGEHGSAFAYKTVNTDVLGWVIARVTGRNVAQLLSERIWSRLGVEQDAYFTVDSIGTPFAGGGLNTGLRDLARFGEMLRNDGRFNGQQIVPKAVVDDIRRGGDKQAFAKAGYDLLKGWSYRSMWWVTNKAGEAFMARGVHGQRIYVNPAAQMVIVRYASHPVASNAANDPVTLPAFDALAQHLSRLP, via the coding sequence ATGTTCGCTGCTTGTTCACTGGCCGTTGCATCTACCCCTGCAACCTTCCCGGACGCAAACGCCAGCGACCCCGCAACACTCGGCTGGATGGTCGGCTCGCCACCGCCCGCCGATCGCACTGTGCGCTTCGAAGATGTCAGCTACTTCCAGTTCCCGGCGATGCGCTGGAGCGTCTCGAACTTCCGCCAGCTCATGCCAACGATCAACGTTTCACGGGGTTTGGCTGCTCCGGTGCCGTTAGCGTCCGCGCTGCGCAAAGACATCGACACCCTCACGTTCACGCCGCTCGGCGCGAAGACGTCGATGACCTGGGATCAATCCCTGGCCGCGACTTACACCGACGGGATTGTGGTGATGCACCGTGGCAAGGTGGTGTACGAGCGGTACTTCGGCGTGCTGAAACCTGAAGGCCAGCACGCGGCGATGTCGGTGACCAAGTCCGTGGTCGGCACGCTGGGCGCGATGTTGGTCGCCGAAGGGCAAATCGATGCGAACAGATCTGTCGCCGATTACGTCCCCGAACTGGCTGCATCTGCCTTTGGCAGTGCCACGGTGCGTCAGGTCCTCGATATGACCACCGCGCTCAGGTACAGCGAAGACTACGCCGACCCGAACGCTGAAGTCTGGGCTCATGCAAAAGCTGGCAGCCCGCTCCCCAAGCCGAAGGACTACACCGGCCCGCGAAGTTACTACGAGTTTTTGCAGACGGTTCAACTGCAAGGCGAACACGGCAGCGCGTTCGCCTACAAGACGGTCAACACCGACGTTCTGGGTTGGGTGATCGCTCGAGTGACCGGTCGAAATGTCGCGCAGTTATTGTCGGAGCGTATCTGGAGTCGGCTGGGTGTCGAGCAGGATGCCTATTTTACGGTGGACTCCATCGGCACTCCGTTTGCCGGCGGTGGCTTGAATACCGGTTTGCGGGACCTGGCGCGGTTTGGCGAGATGCTACGCAATGACGGTCGATTCAATGGCCAACAGATCGTGCCCAAAGCGGTGGTCGATGACATCCGTCGTGGCGGCGACAAGCAAGCATTTGCCAAGGCCGGTTACGATTTGTTGAAAGGCTGGAGCTACCGGTCGATGTGGTGGGTGACGAACAAGGCGGGTGAGGCGTTCATGGCGCGAGGCGTTCATGGGCAGCGCATCTATGTCAACCCTGCGGCCCAGATGGTCATTGTTCGATACGCTTCCCATCCCGTTGCCAGCAACGCGGCCAACGATCCTGTTACGTTGCCGGCGTTTGATGCGCTGGCTCAACATTTATCCCGGTTGCCTTGA
- a CDS encoding glycine zipper domain-containing protein, with translation MRLTLSTLVLGLLVAQGAMAAGDGTAAVGGGIGGALGNVVGQQMGGSTGAAIGAGVGGAAGSAVGAPKGSRTAAAVGGGLGSAGGSVIGNSLGGSTGSTIGAGLGGAAGGAVGNNLGTDSGSSHSGNGHKNKHKNKHRNKHR, from the coding sequence ATGCGTTTGACATTGTCCACGTTGGTTCTGGGACTTTTGGTCGCTCAAGGTGCGATGGCTGCCGGTGACGGCACCGCGGCTGTTGGCGGTGGTATTGGCGGTGCGTTGGGTAACGTGGTCGGCCAGCAAATGGGCGGCAGCACAGGTGCAGCGATTGGCGCCGGTGTGGGTGGCGCGGCGGGCAGTGCGGTTGGCGCGCCTAAAGGCAGCCGCACCGCAGCGGCCGTCGGTGGTGGTTTGGGCTCGGCAGGTGGCTCGGTGATTGGTAACAGCCTCGGTGGCTCGACCGGTTCAACCATCGGCGCAGGCCTGGGCGGTGCAGCCGGTGGCGCGGTGGGCAACAACCTGGGCACCGACAGCGGCAGTTCCCATTCCGGAAACGGGCACAAAAACAAACACAAGAATAAACACAGGAATAAACATCGCTGA
- a CDS encoding LysR family transcriptional regulator has translation METFSSIECFVRSAEVGSFAEAARRLSLTPAAVGKSVAKLEAHLGVRLFQRSTRSLTLTEAGQLFLGEVSSSLLTIQNAVANLASAEGRPAGTLKVSMGTVFGRLYVVPLLGEFLRRFPAINPNWHFDNRQVDLIAQGFDAAIGGGFELPQGVVARKLTPAHRVLVASADYLAGREAIVEPDDLKHHDGILIRSPQTGRVRSWQLTSRTQQHSPLTLKARMTMSDSEAACATATQGLGIALVSMPFAAGYLEAGTLQRVLPDWYVDDGNISIYYAEHKLLPGKTRAFVDFIIEQFAEQGLGRRFSAV, from the coding sequence ATGGAAACCTTCAGCAGTATCGAATGCTTCGTGCGCAGTGCCGAAGTCGGCAGCTTTGCCGAAGCCGCACGGCGACTGAGCCTGACACCCGCAGCGGTGGGCAAGAGTGTGGCAAAACTTGAAGCGCACCTCGGTGTGCGGCTGTTTCAGCGCAGCACCCGCAGCCTGACGTTGACCGAGGCCGGTCAGCTGTTTCTCGGCGAAGTCAGCTCCAGCCTGCTCACGATCCAGAATGCGGTGGCTAACCTCGCCAGCGCCGAAGGACGCCCGGCCGGTACGCTGAAAGTCAGCATGGGCACGGTGTTCGGACGATTGTATGTCGTGCCGTTGCTGGGTGAGTTTCTGCGGCGGTTTCCGGCAATCAACCCGAATTGGCATTTCGATAACCGACAGGTCGATCTGATCGCTCAGGGATTCGATGCCGCGATAGGTGGGGGATTCGAACTGCCGCAAGGCGTCGTGGCGCGCAAGCTGACGCCGGCCCATCGGGTGTTGGTGGCTTCAGCCGACTATCTGGCGGGGCGTGAGGCGATCGTTGAACCCGATGATCTCAAACATCACGATGGCATCCTCATTCGGTCGCCGCAGACGGGTCGCGTGCGTTCCTGGCAGTTGACCAGTCGCACTCAGCAACACAGTCCTCTGACGCTCAAGGCGCGGATGACCATGAGCGATTCGGAAGCGGCCTGTGCGACCGCGACTCAGGGGTTGGGTATTGCGCTGGTGAGCATGCCGTTTGCTGCGGGGTATCTGGAGGCGGGGACGTTGCAACGGGTGTTGCCCGATTGGTACGTCGACGATGGCAACATTTCCATTTACTACGCTGAACACAAATTGTTGCCGGGGAAGACCCGGGCGTTTGTGGATTTCATTATTGAGCAGTTTGCGGAGCAGGGGTTGGGGCGGCGGTTTAGTGCGGTTTGA
- a CDS encoding RHS repeat-associated core domain-containing protein: MFNPDKVLALNNAIGLLVVAAMNPGQPDVEALLGDFRLCLNDYEAWAENFWTGWALDVEQVFKVGNDVRLSAPKDSTTPVSSTLATCPASGPLTLVHLFEAARFVPIGDTPVMLEPLLAEDNGVPTFGEPIHKVIGPGGILEIPECWRGQRYRITFFPDVSTEHVKALYASYQSVIDELEGWLRSEWTTEFEPLWAGFSEAGFTERYGLLQRADWRGFEKSLHGLWDDVKQVFALMADLQANSEKLLEYLTAFELETLLGASAEAIANVLLVLSDEPLMFIHLAAFTSWLRMLPPQYVAEVVAEIRTEILIGFLLVRLTSPAGLNVGMSAKVLGKLKSERARQWLAAASLRLAGLTAGADLTRHAGALKPLMVNARNAPLTPAPAVPLQITDSQSAVVQVNNPLAIARNKSQTRTRLTRQEHRDDASVPAKNPNGDSVDSADNTATNGCPVSMVTGEELLTLIDGSLDGLLPFEFTRVYRTSAVEIDGGLGFGWSHSLAHRLEIDGNNVSWIDHENRRITFPLPNSERPAIHNSLSRAAIYLGDEPEELVIALAGEAARFYHFRTGRLTAVSDAYGNRLTVQRDRSDRIMRLDNGAGRSLRLRYERRHLVAVEYQSFHPAATLEDAWRTEQTLVAYRYDACHRLIEATNALGESERYDYDVQQVILQRQLAGGASFFWEWERSGKAVRCVRHWASFSQMDTRYAWDDNGGVRVKNVDGSEAFYRHDHQARLVQRVEPDGAEHFNAYDDQGRLIAERNPLGAITQYRHDEIGRLIALIPPEGEPTSYEYRNGFLHAQYRGKAVWKYQRNAQGDVTEATNPDGHVTHYHYDEKGRLLSARYPDNSRHLFLRNALGQLIEETLPDGSQRRFSYNVLGRQTTRQDEHGAVTRYEWDAAGRLIQTTFPTGASRAFSYNAYGKIVAERNELGRITRFEYADDLHLISRRINPDGTQLLYRYDNAQLLLTGIENESGEKYQLDYTPNGLIRQETGFDGRRTAYAYDLNGHLLEKTEFGDDDSKLITAYQRDSTGRLLVKTLPDGVNVEYRHDSLGRLVSVDDGNDHPLEFEYDQQDRLVTEHQGWGTLRYGYDACGQLNHLRLPDNSRLDYHHAKGGALTAIDLNGARLTSHTFVADREQTRRQGLLLSEYQFDDQGRLKAHAVSQQQQSLYRRDYAYSANGNLDSIADTRHGQRSYHYDTLDRLIRVRHSRDHQPESFAHDPAGNLLMQDRPGVAKVLGNRLLMQGDRHYDYNAFGNLIRERRGTAQKLVTEYRYDCQHRLIGVTTPDGRYASYRYDAFGRRIAKTIDGKTTEFFWQGDNLVAESGREHYRSYVYEPGTFRPLAMLDGKGPRKACPFYYQLDHLGTPQELTDYSGEIVWAARYTAYGRLTRLNRDTHQILDQPLRFQGQYFDSETGLHYNRHRYYQPELGRYLTPDPSKLAGGLNQYQYTRSPTGWVDPLGLSECPGAGKCGAAGEDPTNKATVKGAEPTLPKPKGEDDYLYRGDDREPDDVFENGFKSKGKSNDLLLHSIDSDHPPSNFISTSTSRDMGKTFATGFNTKIGYLYTLQKIPGYDLEKELGAMYQFDREKEIAIPNRIKNEDVLGATLIIDDGREFGYSIPNPNRKIRK; this comes from the coding sequence ATGTTCAACCCCGACAAGGTCCTGGCCTTGAACAACGCCATCGGCCTGCTCGTGGTCGCCGCCATGAACCCCGGGCAACCGGACGTCGAAGCGCTGCTCGGGGATTTTCGTCTCTGCCTCAACGACTACGAAGCCTGGGCGGAAAATTTCTGGACCGGTTGGGCGCTGGACGTCGAACAGGTGTTCAAGGTCGGCAACGACGTTCGCTTGAGCGCACCAAAGGATTCCACCACGCCTGTCAGTTCGACACTCGCCACGTGCCCGGCCAGCGGCCCTTTGACCCTGGTGCACCTGTTTGAAGCCGCGCGCTTCGTGCCGATCGGCGATACGCCGGTGATGCTCGAACCCCTGTTGGCCGAAGACAACGGCGTACCGACGTTTGGCGAGCCGATTCACAAAGTCATCGGGCCCGGCGGCATTCTCGAAATCCCTGAATGCTGGCGTGGCCAGCGTTACCGCATCACGTTCTTTCCCGACGTTTCCACCGAACACGTCAAAGCGCTTTACGCCTCTTATCAAAGCGTGATCGACGAACTTGAAGGCTGGTTACGCAGCGAGTGGACGACCGAGTTCGAGCCATTGTGGGCGGGGTTTTCCGAGGCAGGGTTCACTGAGCGTTATGGCTTGCTGCAACGGGCCGATTGGCGTGGCTTCGAGAAGTCGTTGCACGGTTTGTGGGATGACGTGAAACAGGTCTTTGCCCTGATGGCAGACCTGCAAGCCAACAGCGAAAAACTCCTTGAGTACCTGACCGCCTTTGAGCTCGAGACGCTACTGGGCGCATCGGCCGAAGCCATCGCCAACGTGTTGCTGGTGTTAAGCGATGAGCCGTTGATGTTCATTCACCTCGCGGCTTTCACCAGTTGGTTGCGCATGCTGCCGCCGCAGTACGTCGCCGAGGTGGTGGCGGAAATTCGCACAGAGATACTGATCGGTTTCCTGCTGGTGCGCCTCACGAGTCCTGCAGGCCTGAACGTCGGCATGAGCGCCAAAGTACTGGGCAAGCTCAAGTCCGAGCGAGCCCGACAATGGCTGGCGGCGGCGAGTTTGCGACTGGCCGGGCTCACGGCGGGTGCCGACCTTACCCGTCACGCGGGCGCGCTTAAACCTTTGATGGTCAATGCTCGTAACGCGCCGCTCACACCTGCGCCGGCCGTTCCACTGCAGATCACTGACAGTCAATCAGCGGTTGTGCAGGTCAACAATCCGCTCGCCATTGCTCGCAACAAGTCCCAAACCAGGACCCGCCTGACCCGGCAGGAACATCGCGATGATGCCTCCGTCCCGGCGAAAAACCCGAACGGCGACAGTGTCGATTCAGCGGACAACACCGCGACCAACGGCTGCCCGGTGTCGATGGTCACCGGTGAGGAACTGCTGACCCTGATCGATGGCTCGCTGGATGGTCTGTTGCCGTTCGAGTTCACCCGCGTATATCGCACCAGTGCCGTCGAAATCGACGGCGGGCTCGGATTTGGCTGGAGTCATTCCCTGGCGCATCGGCTGGAAATCGACGGCAACAACGTCAGCTGGATCGACCATGAAAACCGTCGCATCACTTTCCCGCTGCCGAACAGCGAACGACCGGCCATCCACAACAGCCTGTCGCGGGCGGCTATTTATCTGGGGGACGAGCCGGAAGAACTGGTCATCGCACTGGCCGGCGAAGCGGCGCGCTTTTACCACTTCCGGACAGGACGACTGACGGCCGTCAGCGACGCCTATGGCAACCGGTTGACGGTGCAGCGCGACAGGTCCGACAGAATCATGCGCCTCGACAACGGCGCAGGGCGTTCACTGCGATTGCGCTATGAGCGCCGACACCTCGTCGCCGTCGAGTATCAGAGCTTTCACCCAGCCGCCACGCTGGAAGACGCCTGGCGTACCGAGCAGACACTGGTTGCCTACCGCTACGACGCCTGCCATCGCTTGATCGAAGCCACCAATGCCCTCGGTGAAAGCGAACGCTACGACTACGACGTCCAGCAGGTTATTTTGCAGCGGCAACTGGCCGGTGGCGCGAGTTTCTTCTGGGAATGGGAAAGGTCCGGCAAGGCTGTGCGATGCGTCCGACATTGGGCGTCGTTTTCGCAAATGGATACGCGGTATGCCTGGGATGACAATGGTGGTGTGCGGGTAAAAAACGTCGACGGCAGCGAAGCGTTTTACCGGCACGATCATCAGGCGCGGCTCGTGCAACGGGTTGAACCGGACGGGGCGGAACACTTCAACGCCTATGACGACCAGGGCCGGTTGATCGCCGAAAGGAATCCGCTGGGGGCGATTACCCAATATCGCCATGACGAAATCGGGCGACTGATTGCCCTGATTCCACCTGAAGGCGAGCCGACCTCCTACGAATACCGCAATGGTTTCCTGCATGCGCAGTACCGCGGCAAAGCCGTGTGGAAGTACCAGCGCAATGCCCAAGGTGACGTCACCGAAGCGACTAATCCTGACGGGCATGTCACCCACTATCACTACGACGAAAAAGGTCGCCTGCTGTCGGCCCGTTATCCGGACAACAGTCGGCATCTCTTCCTTCGCAATGCCCTGGGGCAGTTGATCGAAGAGACCTTGCCGGATGGCAGTCAGCGGCGTTTTTCCTACAACGTGCTTGGCCGGCAGACGACTCGTCAGGACGAACACGGTGCCGTCACCCGGTACGAATGGGACGCCGCAGGACGATTGATCCAGACGACGTTTCCCACAGGCGCCAGTCGCGCCTTCAGCTACAACGCCTACGGCAAGATCGTTGCCGAACGTAATGAGCTGGGCCGCATCACCCGTTTTGAATATGCCGATGATCTGCACCTGATCAGCCGCAGGATCAATCCGGACGGTACGCAACTGCTTTATCGCTACGACAACGCACAGCTACTGCTGACCGGGATTGAAAACGAATCCGGCGAGAAATATCAGCTGGACTACACACCCAATGGATTGATCCGACAGGAAACCGGGTTCGACGGCCGCCGCACCGCGTATGCCTACGACCTGAACGGTCATCTGCTGGAGAAAACCGAGTTCGGTGATGACGACTCGAAACTGATTACCGCTTATCAACGGGATTCGACTGGACGGTTGCTGGTCAAGACGCTGCCGGACGGCGTCAACGTCGAGTACCGCCATGACAGCCTTGGGCGGCTGGTCAGCGTCGATGACGGCAACGATCACCCGCTGGAGTTCGAGTACGACCAACAGGACCGGCTAGTCACCGAACACCAAGGGTGGGGCACGTTGCGTTATGGCTACGATGCCTGTGGACAACTCAATCATCTGCGTCTGCCGGACAACAGCAGGCTCGATTACCACCATGCCAAGGGCGGCGCACTGACGGCCATTGACCTCAATGGCGCCCGCCTCACGTCGCACACCTTCGTCGCCGATCGCGAGCAAACCCGACGTCAGGGCCTGTTGCTCAGCGAATATCAGTTCGACGACCAAGGGCGTCTGAAGGCCCACGCCGTAAGCCAACAGCAGCAATCGCTGTATCGCCGCGATTATGCCTACAGCGCCAATGGCAATCTCGACAGCATCGCCGACACTCGCCACGGCCAGCGCAGCTACCACTACGACACGCTCGACCGCCTGATACGCGTCCGCCACTCCCGCGATCACCAACCGGAAAGCTTCGCCCACGATCCGGCCGGAAATCTGCTGATGCAGGACCGCCCTGGCGTAGCGAAGGTGCTGGGTAATCGCCTGCTGATGCAAGGCGACCGGCATTACGATTACAACGCCTTCGGTAACCTCATTCGCGAACGCCGGGGCACAGCGCAAAAACTTGTCACCGAATATCGTTACGACTGCCAGCATCGGCTGATCGGTGTCACGACGCCGGATGGGCGTTACGCGAGCTACCGCTACGACGCCTTCGGCCGCCGCATCGCCAAAACCATCGACGGCAAAACCACCGAGTTTTTCTGGCAGGGCGACAACCTCGTCGCCGAAAGCGGCCGCGAGCATTACCGCAGTTACGTCTATGAACCGGGCACATTTCGCCCATTGGCCATGCTCGACGGCAAAGGTCCTCGCAAGGCATGCCCGTTCTACTACCAACTCGACCACCTCGGTACACCGCAAGAACTGACGGATTACAGCGGCGAAATCGTCTGGGCCGCGCGATACACCGCCTACGGCCGCCTCACCCGCCTGAACCGAGACACCCACCAGATTCTCGACCAACCGTTGCGGTTTCAGGGTCAGTATTTCGATTCGGAAACCGGGCTGCACTACAACCGGCATCGGTACTACCAGCCGGAGCTTGGACGGTATTTGACGCCGGATCCGAGCAAGTTGGCTGGGGGGTTGAATCAGTACCAGTACACGCGGAGTCCGACGGGGTGGGTTGATCCGTTGGGGTTGAGTGAGTGTCCGGGGGCGGGGAAATGCGGGGCGGCGGGTGAGGATCCAACCAACAAGGCAACCGTAAAAGGTGCTGAACCCACATTGCCTAAGCCGAAGGGAGAAGACGATTACTTATACCGCGGAGATGACCGAGAGCCTGATGATGTGTTCGAAAATGGCTTTAAAAGTAAAGGAAAAAGCAATGATCTGTTGCTCCACTCTATCGACAGTGACCACCCACCGAGCAATTTTATTAGCACATCAACATCGAGAGATATGGGAAAAACTTTTGCCACCGGCTTCAATACGAAAATAGGTTATCTCTACACACTCCAAAAAATCCCCGGATACGACTTGGAGAAAGAGCTTGGTGCGATGTATCAATTCGATAGGGAAAAGGAAATAGCCATACCAAACCGGATTAAAAACGAGGATGTCCTCGGAGCAACGTTGATCATTGATGACGGTAGAGAGTTCGGCTATTCCATACCCAACCCAAACAGGAAAATCAGGAAATGA
- a CDS encoding phosphocholine cytidylyltransferase family protein — MKAIILAAGRGSRMKSLTDERPKCMVELRGKTLLEWQLAALRDAGVDEIAIVTGYKRELLAGRGMIEFHNSRWAQTNMVSSLACAQAWLQDEPCIVSYSDIFYSPVAVQSLMTCKASLAVTYDPNWLALWTERFGDPLLDAETFRLTSDNTLAEIGNKPQSVDDVQGQYMGLLRFTPEAWAEVVRLRSALTPEQCDKVHMTNTLQQVIDAGRVPIQAVAYNGEWGEVDSAEDLFLYQ, encoded by the coding sequence GTGAAAGCCATTATTCTGGCTGCCGGGCGTGGCAGCCGCATGAAGAGCCTCACGGATGAACGTCCGAAATGCATGGTCGAATTGCGCGGAAAGACACTGCTGGAGTGGCAACTTGCCGCGCTGCGCGATGCAGGCGTTGACGAGATCGCCATTGTTACCGGCTACAAACGCGAGTTGTTGGCAGGCCGGGGGATGATCGAATTCCATAATTCACGTTGGGCGCAAACCAACATGGTGTCGTCGTTGGCCTGTGCGCAAGCCTGGTTGCAGGACGAACCGTGCATTGTCAGTTATTCCGACATCTTCTACAGCCCCGTAGCGGTTCAGTCGTTGATGACATGCAAGGCTTCCCTGGCCGTCACCTATGACCCGAACTGGCTGGCACTTTGGACCGAGCGTTTTGGCGATCCATTACTGGATGCCGAAACGTTCCGACTGACCTCCGATAACACCTTGGCTGAAATCGGCAACAAGCCGCAATCAGTCGATGATGTTCAAGGCCAATACATGGGGCTTTTGCGCTTCACGCCTGAGGCTTGGGCAGAAGTCGTGCGGCTGCGCTCGGCGTTAACCCCGGAACAATGTGACAAAGTGCATATGACCAACACCCTTCAGCAAGTCATCGATGCGGGGCGGGTCCCGATACAAGCCGTAGCCTACAATGGCGAGTGGGGCGAGGTGGACTCTGCTGAAGATCTCTTTTTGTATCAATAA
- a CDS encoding gamma-glutamyl-gamma-aminobutyrate hydrolase family protein (Members of this family of hydrolases with an active site Cys residue belong to MEROPS family C26.) — MKVVAISQRVDAFPERGETRDALDQRLIAFVLAAGFLPVPVPNGLCLQTVDGERDALHDWLNTALPHAIVLSGGNDIGECPARDLTESRLLDHASSYRLPVLGICRGMQMIAHWSGGELKPVTGHVRTRHQLSGKIVAEVNSYHGLALAGCPPEFEVLARSEDGEIEAIRHFSLPWEGWMWHPEREDVFAAHDVHRLKQLFCE, encoded by the coding sequence ATGAAGGTCGTTGCCATCAGCCAGCGTGTGGATGCGTTCCCAGAACGCGGCGAAACACGTGATGCGCTCGACCAGCGTCTGATCGCTTTTGTACTGGCTGCCGGTTTTTTGCCGGTGCCGGTGCCCAACGGGTTATGTCTGCAAACAGTCGACGGGGAGCGGGATGCCTTGCATGACTGGCTGAACACGGCATTGCCCCACGCCATTGTGCTTTCGGGCGGAAATGACATCGGCGAATGTCCGGCACGCGACCTGACCGAAAGCCGATTACTCGACCATGCAAGCTCCTATCGCCTGCCTGTACTTGGAATTTGCCGGGGAATGCAGATGATCGCGCACTGGTCCGGGGGCGAGCTAAAACCGGTAACGGGTCATGTTCGAACCCGGCATCAATTGTCGGGAAAGATTGTTGCCGAGGTGAACAGTTACCACGGCTTGGCGCTTGCCGGTTGTCCGCCAGAGTTCGAGGTCCTGGCGCGCAGTGAAGACGGTGAAATCGAAGCCATCCGACACTTCAGCCTGCCGTGGGAAGGCTGGATGTGGCACCCGGAGCGAGAGGACGTTTTTGCAGCACACGACGTTCATCGATTGAAGCAATTGTTCTGCGAATAA